The nucleotide sequence GCGTTCGAGCCAGGGAGCAAGTGGATCGCCAGCCCGACCGACGGTTTGCCATCGAACGTCGCGCCGTTCGTGTAGGACTGGGAACCGAGCTCGAGCCGCGCCACGTCGCGCAAACGCACGATGGCGGCAGAGGGCGTCGTTCCACCGTCCAGAGATCCACCGTTCAGTGCGCTGATCCCGACGGTTCCACCCGTGACGGGTGCGGCTCGCGTCGCGCCGGCGGAAGAACTCATCCCGGGCGCGACCGTGCCCAACGGCGAATTCGCGGACATTCCGCTCCCGTTGTCCGTCACGTCCGAGGCCGTTCCGGTCGGATCGGTCGAACTGCTTGCCCCCGAAGCTCCGGCCGAAGACGACATGCTGAGCGCCGGGCCGGTCGTGGCGGGACCGGTGGCGAGGGTCGCTGAGCCGGTGGCGGAACTGCCCGGGGACGAATTTGTGACGTAACTCGGGAAACTGAACGTCGCCGGCGTCGCCGAGGAGTTGGTGGAACTCGTCGCGCTCGTCGTTGTGGGGAAGATGGCGCTCAGGTTCGGAGCGTCGCCCAGCGTCCCGGTATTGGTCGCCGCACCGCCAGCGAAGCTGCCCCCGAGCGTTCCGGCTGATCGCGCGCCGCTCCCGGTACTCGCGCTCGCGATCAGGGCTTGCGGCCGGCTGGCTCGTCCGGCCTTGATGATGATGTCCCCGAACTCGTCCTCCTCGACCAACCGGCCGCGCGTGTCGAGTGGGAACTGGAACGCCCGCCCGCGCCCGCTGGGGGGAAGTCCGATCTGTCCGGGAGCGGCTTCCTTGTTTTGTGCCCGGACCGACGCAGCAACGTCGGTCGCGGTCAGCCCGCGTGCGGCTAACTTCTGCGGATCCAACCACGCGCGCATGCTGTAGTCGCGCTGACCGAACACGTTAATGTCCGATACGCCATCGATGCGCAGCAACTCGTCGCGCACGTTCACCGTGGCGAAGTTGCTCATGTAGATGATGTCGTACCGGTTGTCGGGCGAGTAAAAGCTGATGACCTGCAAGATGTCCGGCGTCTTCTTGCGGATCGTGATGCCTTGGAGCTGGACCTCCGAAGGGAGTTGGGGCATCGCGAGCATCACGCGGTTCTGGACCATCACCAGCGCGGTGTTCAGGTCCGTTCCGATCTCGAACGTGACACTCAGTGAATACGATCCGTCGTTGCCGGACTGCGAGGACATGTAGAGCATACCCTCGACGCCGTTCACCTGCTGCTCGATCGGCGCGGCGACGGTATCGGCGACGACCTGGGCACTCGCCCCGGGGTAACTGATCGAGACCGAAATCGACGGCGGGCTGATCTCCGGGTACTGTGCGACCGGCAGGTTGAGCAGCGCCAGCACCCCCGCGAGCGTGATGACGATCGACAGCACCGATGCGAAAATCGGTCGATCGATAAAGAAACGTGAGAACACGGTTGGTCCTCACTGTTTTGGGGGAGCGGGTGCGCTGGGATCTTGTGTCGGCGCGCCGGGAGTTGGCATCGCGGTCTGCTCGGGATCGACTTCCATTTTGGGCTTCAACTGCTGGAGCGCACCAACCACGACCCAGTCCGTCGGCTTCAGCCCCTCTTCGATCACCCGCAGCCCGTCGTCCTGTAACGCGCCCACCTTGACGCGCCGGTACTCGATCTTGTGCTCCTCGTTCACGACGTAGGCGTATTTCTGCCCTTGGTCCGAACCGAGCGCCCGATCCACAACGAGTAGCGTGGGGCGAGGTTGGCCGATGGGCAGCCGGATGCGCACAAACATGCCCGGGGAGAGAAGGCGCCGACCATTTTCCGGCTTCGGGTTCGGGAACAGCCCGCGAACCGCGATCGTTCCGGTAGACGGGTTGACGACGTTGTTGACGAAATTGAGTGTGCCCTCGTGCGGGAACCCGGTTTCGCCCTCAAGCCCCATCGCGACGGGTATCTCGGTGCCTTCTGTGCGAACCTGAATCTTCCCCTGGTTGATGGCCGTTCGGACCCGCAGGAGCGTGCGCTCGTCCAGATCAAAGTAGGCGTACATCGGGTCGACCGAAACGACCGTCGTCAGCAGCGTGGAGTCCTGGTTAATCAGGTTGCCGAGCGTGTAGTAGTACCGGCTCACCTGTCCGCTGATCGGTGCGCGAACCTGTGCGAAACTCAGGTTCAGGTCGTACAGTTTCACCGAGGATTTGGCCGCTTCGATCCGCGCGTTCGCTTCATCGACCGTTGCTTTCGCCGTGTCGAGATCCTGCTTGCTCCCGGCCCCCTTATCGAACGTGTCCTTCGCCCGCGCGTAGTTCGCTTCGGAGAGTTTGAGTTGAGCTTCGCCCAGCTTCACTTGGCTCTGGGCCTGCTCCAGTTGGGCCTTGTACGGACGCGGGTCGATCTCGAAGAGGAGATCGCCTTCCCGGAGCCGCGCCCCGAAGATCGTGGACGGCCCCCGCACGATATCGCCTTCCTTAAACGGGGAGCGAACCAGATACCCGGTCACGCGGGCGCGGATGCCAACCGACTGCACAGCGTCCGTTCGGCCGGTGTACTCGACAAATTCGGTGACCTCGCGTTGAACCGGGCGGCTGACCGGCACCACCGGCTGGGCGGGACCAGATTGTTGGGCCGGCTTCTGGCGACAGCCGGCGGTGAATGCGATGAGTAGCGCACCCAGACACGATCCGCCCCAAAGTACCCGTTTCGACATGGTAGCTCCACGTTCGACCGCTCCGCCCTGTTCCGAAGATACCGCGGAGCGCGATCTCGTCCAACACCGCACCGAGCTGGCGGATCGCTTTTAGCGACCACGTATGTGTGGGGCACATACCGCCGTGCGGAGGATCGCGATTTTTAAAGCAACCCTCGTGCCGATAGCGCCAAGTGAACGTGAAGAGACCAAGCCCCGTGAGTTGCGGATCTCCAGAGCGCGGCCCATGAAGTACGGCAAGCGGGCGCGATTTGATTCGCTGCGAACCGAGTAGTCGAGTCTAAGGTCAGCACGTCTCGTCGGTCGGCCTCACCGGGAACCGTTCGTGGCGAACGATTCGAGGATGTGAAGCAATTTGAACCCGCGCTGGCATGGCACCCATAAGGGAAATCAGACCGAACGCGAGATGTTTTGAGACGCGCACCCACGATTCGAGGCTCTCCTACATAACAGAGCCACCGAGAGCTGCGACAATTTGCGGTTCTCGATAGCAATCGGAGGCGCTGAGCTTCGAGCATACCTCCCGTTCTCGCAGTAATTTCAAATCTTGTCTCGATGTTGCTCTGGTTGTCCTTCCGGCCGCTGCTGGGGAAGCCAACAATGGGTGGTGTGTCGCAGAAGACATTGAAAAAACTGCACGACGCGAGGGTGCCGCGCCCTCCGCCTCGATACCGGAGATCCGGCCGATCGGGCGCGGGGCGATGATTGCCCTTGAATGGGGCGCGCGGCACCCTGTGCCCGCACTTCGGCTCGTAGAGGTGATACGATCTCATTTTCCTTCTCTTGGGCACCAGGAAAGTAAAGATAGTTGAGAGCGGTCCGGGAAGTGAGCTGCACTTTAGGTTCCTACAGCCCGGCAATCACAGGCGTTATTCGCCCCGTGCCAGCGGAGTGAGGCCGTTCGGAAGATTGGCGGTGTAGAATAACTGGGTACCCGTGCCAGCCCCCTCTCCGGACGTCGCGAGTAGCGGCAAGATGCACGACCTGACGATCACACCGCAAGGGCACCTCCTCGTCCGCGAGGAGCCGCTCGGCGCTTCAAAGCAGGAGCCCTCGAAGGGGCTACTTGAGGCCTATCACGCGAGCGCGGCCCGAGGGATGCTTTACTCCGCGAGCGAAGCGGCGGATGCGGCACTGCCGCCCTCCTTCGAGTTCGCGCGATCGATCACCCGGCTCTACCTGACCACACTTTGCAAGGCCACCACTGCGGAATCGGGCGAATCTGTTCCTGAGATCCCACCACCCGCGGCTGACCTGGACCGGGCCGTCCTCCAAGCTCCGCCCATGACCGGGCTGGAGTATCTGACGTCAGAGGTCTTAGCGACGTGGTGGCGCGACCTCGATTCACTGGTTCGAGGCGAGATCGCAAAGCATTCGGGCGGCGTGTCCGGTTACTTGCGGGAGCGCAATCCGCACTGGCGGTTCGTCGGCCGCGTTACGTTTCACCTCGCCGAGAACAAGCAGAACCCGGACTACCCGTTCGCGTTCCTGGCGACGTTCGCTAACGGTCTGACGCCACAGGGCAAGGTGCGACACGAGCCACTGGGCCGGGCACTTCAGCAGTACGCCGGGGAGCGGAACCGCGCGGCGATGCTGAACCTGTTACTGCCGGTTTCTCGGGCGGCCGAGTCCTCGGAACTGGTTCAGCGCCTCGTCGATTCCGGGGAAATCTACTCGCCCCTCGCGTGGTCGCCGCGCGAGGCATACGAGTTCCTCCGGGCGATTCCCCTCTTCGAGTCGAGTGGGCTAATTGTTCGTGTGCCGGACTGGTGGCACGCCCAGAAGCCACCCCGCCCGCGCGTCAGCGTGAAGATCGACTCGAAAAATACCGCCGGCATCAACGTCGATGCGATGCTGCAATTCTCTGTTGATATGAGCCTCGACGGGGAAACGCTCGCACCGGACGAGATCGCCCAGTTGCTCGAATCCAGTGGGGGCCTGGTTCCGTTAAAGGGGAAGTGGGTCGAGGTGGACCGGGAGAAGTTGCAAGAAGCTTTGAAGCACTGGAAGGAAGTCGAGCGGGACGTGCGCCGCGAGGGGCTTTCGTTCTTCGAGGGCATGCGTCTTCTTTCCGGGGCGAACGTCCTTGAAGGGGAGGAGGAAGAACTCCCGGAGGCGACCCGCGAGTGGTCCGGTCTGACCGCCGGGCCGGGGCTAGATGCAGTGCTCGAAAATCTGCGCTCCCCAGGCACTCAGCGCGAAGCGGCCCCGCCCGGCTTGAAAACAGAACTCCGACCGTACCAGCGGACCGGTTACGGCTGGCTGCGCTTCGCCGCCCGCCTGGGGTTGGGGGTGTGCCTGGCCGACGATATGGGCCTCGGCAAAACGATCCAGGTGATTTCGCTGCTGCTCGATCTGAAGCGCGACGGGCCGAACAAGGCGAGCCTCCTGGTCGTGCCCGCGTCGCTCATCGCGAACTGGAAGTCGGAACTGGCGAAGTTCGCGCCGTCGCTCTCCTTGGCGGTGACACACCCTTCGGAAGTGAGCGCTGGTAAAATAAGCCCCGACACCGCCGACTCGTTCGACCTGATCGTGACCACTTACGGAATGCTCGTGCGCCAGGACTGGGTGACTCAACACCGCTGGCGGCTGGTCGTTCTCGACGAGGCCCAGGCGATCAAGAATTCCGGCACGAAGCAGACCCGTGCGGCGAAGGAACTGGCGGCCGACAGCCGGATCGCCGTGACCGGCACGCCTGTCGAGAACCGCCTCTCGGACCTCTGGTCACTCTTCGATTTCTTGAACCCCGGCTTGTTGGGAACGGCTAAGCAGTTCGGTTCGTTCGTCAAGCGCCTGCAAAGCGCCTCAACGCCCTCGTTCGAGCCGCTGCGGAACCTGGTACGGCCCTACGTCCTCCGGCGCCTGAAGACCGACAAGCGCGTGATCTCCGACCTGCCGGACAAGACGGAAGTGAAAGCGTACTGCGCGTTGAGCAAGCACCAGGCGGCCCTTTACCAGCACACGGTCGAGGAACTCGCTCGACAGCTGGAGCACGCGGACGGCCTCCAGCGCCGGGGCATCGTGTTGGCACAACTGATGCGGCTGAAGCAGATTTGCAACCACCCCGCTCAGGTGGCCGGCACGGGCGATTACGCGGCCGACCGGAGCGGCAAGTTCCGCCGCCTGGCGGAGATCGCCGAGGAGGTCGCTGCCCGTCAGGAGAAGGCCCTCGTCTTCACGCAGTTCCGGGAGATCGCGGAGCCGCTGGCCGAGTTCCTCGCCACGATCTTCGGCCGGCCCGGATTGGTTCTCCACGGGGGAACGAGCGTGAAAAAGCGGAAGGAATTCGTCGACCAGTTCCAGAGCGAAGACGGCCCACCGTTCTTCGTGCTGTCGCTGAAGGCGGGCGGCACAGGCCTGAACCTGACGGCCGCCGCGCACGTGATCCATTTCGACCGCTGGTGGAACCCGGCCATCGAGAACCAGGCCACCGACCGCGCCTTCCGGATCGGCCAGAAGAAGAACGTGCTGGTTCACAAATTCGTCTGCCGGGGGACGGTCGAGGAGCGAATCGACGAGATGATCGCTCGGAAGCGCCGGGTCGCGGACGAGGCCCTCGGCGGGAGCGACGGCGGGGAAGTCTTGTTGACCGAAATGGACAATGATACGCTGCTAAAATTCGTGAAACTGGACTTGCATCAAGCCACCGACGGCTGATGTTCCCGTTTGGGAGGCCACATATGAGCTGGTACGGCTTCAAACCCTACGTTCCGGTGGCCCGGCGCCGCGCGCAGGCCGCGAAGGAAGTCGCCAAGCGGACCAAAAAGGGTCAGCCGGTTGCGCCCGTGAACGTTCAAGGCAAGGCCATCGCCTCGACGTTCTGGGGGAAGGCGTGGTGTACGAACCTGGAAAGCTACAGCGACTTCGCCAACCGCTTGCCGCGCGGCCGGAGCTATGTCCGCAACGGCTCGGTCGTGGACCTGAAGATCGAAAAGGGGCGCATCAAGGCCCTGGTAAGCGGGTCGGAGTTGTACGAGGTCGAGGTCGACATCACGACCCTGCCGCGGCCGAAGTGGGAGGCGCTGAAAAAGTTGTGTGTGGGCAAGATCGGCACGCTCGTGGAACTGCTGCAAGGCAAACTATCAAAAGCGGTGATGGAACTGGTCACGGACCGAGAGAAGGGACTGTTCCCGAAGCCGGACGAGATCAAGATGCGGTGCAGTTGCCCGGACTACGCGGGCATGTGCAAGCACGTCGCCGCAACGATGTACGGGATCGGGAACCGCCTCGATTCCACACCGGAACTGCTATTTACGCTCCGGTGCGTGGACCACATGGAGTTGATCGAGCAGGCGATCCCTGCCGCCCCGCTCGCAGGTAAGGGTACGGCCCCGGTGATTGCAACCGGCGATCTGGGAGCCATCTTCGGTATCGAGATTGGCAGCGCCCCGGTACCTCCAACAGCTTCGGGCACTCCGAAAAAGCCGGTCGCGAAAAAGACCACCAAGAAGGCCGTGAAGAAGCCCGCGAAAAAGACCACCGTCGCGAAGAAGAAATCCGCTCCCAAGAAAGGGTAACAGTGTTTCGCTACGGCGGCGTTCAGCGCCGACGGTAATGTGAGTGCCGTTTTGCGCTCACTCAGCAGTGAGTTGCGAAGAGGGGAGCGTAAACGCCGACGGAGTAGCGGGTTACGCTACTCCGTGCGACAATCTGCGAGACACTGAAAATCTGAAC is from Gemmata palustris and encodes:
- a CDS encoding DEAD/DEAH box helicase, producing MPAPSPDVASSGKMHDLTITPQGHLLVREEPLGASKQEPSKGLLEAYHASAARGMLYSASEAADAALPPSFEFARSITRLYLTTLCKATTAESGESVPEIPPPAADLDRAVLQAPPMTGLEYLTSEVLATWWRDLDSLVRGEIAKHSGGVSGYLRERNPHWRFVGRVTFHLAENKQNPDYPFAFLATFANGLTPQGKVRHEPLGRALQQYAGERNRAAMLNLLLPVSRAAESSELVQRLVDSGEIYSPLAWSPREAYEFLRAIPLFESSGLIVRVPDWWHAQKPPRPRVSVKIDSKNTAGINVDAMLQFSVDMSLDGETLAPDEIAQLLESSGGLVPLKGKWVEVDREKLQEALKHWKEVERDVRREGLSFFEGMRLLSGANVLEGEEEELPEATREWSGLTAGPGLDAVLENLRSPGTQREAAPPGLKTELRPYQRTGYGWLRFAARLGLGVCLADDMGLGKTIQVISLLLDLKRDGPNKASLLVVPASLIANWKSELAKFAPSLSLAVTHPSEVSAGKISPDTADSFDLIVTTYGMLVRQDWVTQHRWRLVVLDEAQAIKNSGTKQTRAAKELAADSRIAVTGTPVENRLSDLWSLFDFLNPGLLGTAKQFGSFVKRLQSASTPSFEPLRNLVRPYVLRRLKTDKRVISDLPDKTEVKAYCALSKHQAALYQHTVEELARQLEHADGLQRRGIVLAQLMRLKQICNHPAQVAGTGDYAADRSGKFRRLAEIAEEVAARQEKALVFTQFREIAEPLAEFLATIFGRPGLVLHGGTSVKKRKEFVDQFQSEDGPPFFVLSLKAGGTGLNLTAAAHVIHFDRWWNPAIENQATDRAFRIGQKKNVLVHKFVCRGTVEERIDEMIARKRRVADEALGGSDGGEVLLTEMDNDTLLKFVKLDLHQATDG
- a CDS encoding SWIM zinc finger family protein, with translation MSWYGFKPYVPVARRRAQAAKEVAKRTKKGQPVAPVNVQGKAIASTFWGKAWCTNLESYSDFANRLPRGRSYVRNGSVVDLKIEKGRIKALVSGSELYEVEVDITTLPRPKWEALKKLCVGKIGTLVELLQGKLSKAVMELVTDREKGLFPKPDEIKMRCSCPDYAGMCKHVAATMYGIGNRLDSTPELLFTLRCVDHMELIEQAIPAAPLAGKGTAPVIATGDLGAIFGIEIGSAPVPPTASGTPKKPVAKKTTKKAVKKPAKKTTVAKKKSAPKKG
- a CDS encoding efflux RND transporter periplasmic adaptor subunit translates to MSKRVLWGGSCLGALLIAFTAGCRQKPAQQSGPAQPVVPVSRPVQREVTEFVEYTGRTDAVQSVGIRARVTGYLVRSPFKEGDIVRGPSTIFGARLREGDLLFEIDPRPYKAQLEQAQSQVKLGEAQLKLSEANYARAKDTFDKGAGSKQDLDTAKATVDEANARIEAAKSSVKLYDLNLSFAQVRAPISGQVSRYYYTLGNLINQDSTLLTTVVSVDPMYAYFDLDERTLLRVRTAINQGKIQVRTEGTEIPVAMGLEGETGFPHEGTLNFVNNVVNPSTGTIAVRGLFPNPKPENGRRLLSPGMFVRIRLPIGQPRPTLLVVDRALGSDQGQKYAYVVNEEHKIEYRRVKVGALQDDGLRVIEEGLKPTDWVVVGALQQLKPKMEVDPEQTAMPTPGAPTQDPSAPAPPKQ